The following nucleotide sequence is from Bacteroidales bacterium.
GATCAATTCATTTCAGTGTAAAAAAACAAAAGTTTTCAACAATGCTACCAATTACTTTACCATCAATCAATTATACTTAAATAATTAATTATCAATTATTTATTTCAATTGATTTTTTAAAAAATGGGAATTGAATTTGCTTTGGTGTAAAAAAAAAGATCAAACTTCAATCAGGTTATTGCGGATGGCAAACTTGACCAGATCAACTGTACTTCGAAGGTTGATCTTCTTCATGATGTTGGTTTTGTGTGACTCCACGGTACGAATCGAGATGTATAGTTTGTCGGCAATTTCCTGGTTAGGCATTCCTTCACAAAATAATTTCAGCACTTCTATCTCCCTGGCTGATAGTTGCGACATATCTTCCTGTGTATTTCCATTTAACCCGGACCGGTTTAAATAACTGTTGAGAATGATGCCTGTGACCGTCTTCCCAAGATATTCATAACCATTGCGAAGCGTGTAAATAGCTTGCACAATTTCGTCGCGGGAAGTTCGGTCGGAGAGTAACCCTTTTGCCCCTGCCTTGATCGACTTTAAAATGAATAACTCATTAAAATACATGGCTATAATCAGAATCGGGATTCTGCCATATGTTTTTCTTATCCGCCGGATGTTTTCGATCTCAAGATCGTTGGGAGAGTATACATTGTAAATTAATACATGAACAAAGGTTGCGGGAAGATGCGTCATTTTTTCCAGAAAAACTTCGACATTGCTCATCGAGTCAATCACTTCAACGTCCTCTGCATCTGAAAGCAGTGATAGAAATGCCGATTTGATCACCGGATGCTCATCAATGACAACAACATTAATCTTGTTCATGCCCTTCTTGTCAGTCTATAGTTTGATAAATTGGCAGCGAAATTACTAAAATTCCGGGCATATAATTTTAACCTGATGAATTTAATCTGTCTTGCAAAGAGTGATTTTACTCTGTTTATCTTTGGCTTAATATGAAGACATTCAAGCAGCGGGTCATAAATTTCTCCGAAGGCAAACATTA
It contains:
- a CDS encoding response regulator transcription factor is translated as MNKINVVVIDEHPVIKSAFLSLLSDAEDVEVIDSMSNVEVFLEKMTHLPATFVHVLIYNVYSPNDLEIENIRRIRKTYGRIPILIIAMYFNELFILKSIKAGAKGLLSDRTSRDEIVQAIYTLRNGYEYLGKTVTGIILNSYLNRSGLNGNTQEDMSQLSAREIEVLKLFCEGMPNQEIADKLYISIRTVESHKTNIMKKINLRSTVDLVKFAIRNNLIEV